Proteins from one Mercurialis annua linkage group LG7, ddMerAnnu1.2, whole genome shotgun sequence genomic window:
- the LOC126657382 gene encoding uncharacterized protein LOC126657382, protein MTDIYVFLYMRGQGSRRRVEDRHQRDPRDTAPTDAPPGGDDAQLQAAPGPQREAQQQVEYEIDASGRLKVAPDALRERLHDSGKVSRGLLDIFRSCWFIEGSSWKGLKAEQKTFYWEEFKKKFWWDSIYPEQAIRDVFMRHAANRYKDTIHAMKSVRDNSVTDDIWAAWNAIWDTAAAKRKSAIARANRMSEPSGPGTGPVRHTAGSRSAVKHMTVLSQELGRPATYAELHVRMHSTKDDRNKFVDKRSQDKHERFLAERAAATQSSPAEGSSSTPQSIDENELFLSLEAVKKQRVYGVGSAAASYIASFKGTGVRRGSCSSSQQTHSTEDIEERIQREVSARVQGMREEIQRDVESSVDERIAERVRSELAKMMSTLPEAMRPPQPPSGPDDEDITRL, encoded by the exons ATGACTGATATTTATGTTTTTCTAT ATATGAGGGGTCAGGGTAGCCGCAGACGTGTTGAGGACCGTCATCAGAGAGATCCGAGAGACACTGCCCCCACAGACGCTCCACCTGGCGGGGACGATGCGCAGCTTCAGGCGGCGCCTGGGCCGCAGAGGGAGGCCCAGCAGCAGGTCGAGTACGAGATTGATGCCTCGGGGAGGTTAAAGGTCGCACCTGACGCTCTAAG GGAGCGGCTACATGACAGCGGGAAGGTCTCCAGAGGCTTGCTGGACATCTTTCGTTCCTGCTGGTTCATAGAAGGTTCTTCCTGGAAGGGATTGAAGGCGGAGCAGAAGACGTTCTACTGGGAGGAGTTCAAG AAGAAGTTTTGGTGGGACTCCATCTACCCCGAGCAGGCGATTAGAGATGTCTTTATGAGACATGCTGCTAATCGTTACAAGGACACAATTCACGCGATGAAGAGTGTTAGGGATAACAGTGTCACAGATGATATTTGGGCGGCATGGAATGCGATTTGGGATACGGCTGCGGCGAAGAGGAAGTCCGCCATCGCTCGGGCTAACAGGATGAGTGAGCCGTCAGGGCCCGGGACTGGACCGGTGCGCCACACGGCAGGATCGCGCTCAGCTGTGAAGCATATGACCGTTTtg AGTCAGGAGCTCGGTCGTCCTGCGACATATGCTGAGTTGCATGTTCGTATGCACTCGACAAAGGACGATCGGAACAAGTTTGTCGACAAGAGGTCGCAGGATAAGCAT GAGCGTTTCCTTGCAGAGCGTGCAGCTGCGACCCAGTCCTCCCCGGCTGAGGGCAGTTCGTCGACCCCGCAGTCCATCGACGAGAACGAACTGTTCTTGTCTCTCGAGGCGGTGAAGAAGCAGCGGGTTTACGGAGTTGGTTCAGCTGCAGCTTCGTACATCGCGTCATTCAAGGGCACCGGTGTACGCCGCGGCTCATGCTCGTCGTCCCAGCAGACTCACTCGACCGAGGATATCGAGGAGCGGATCCAGAGAGAGGTATCCGCTCGGGTGCAAGGGATGCGGGAAGAGATTCAGAGGGATGTGGAGTCTTCCGTCGACGAGCGGATTGCTGAGAGGGTCCGCTCGGAGCTGGCAAAGATGATGAGCACTCTACCAGAAGCCATGCGCCCCCCGCAGCCCCCCTCAGGTCCAGATGACGAGGATATTACTAGACTTTAG
- the LOC130014836 gene encoding uncharacterized protein LOC130014836, whose amino-acid sequence MNQDRSWMYIRHSNGLLAEGFFDKVEEFVEFALRHPECKSGAKIKCPCSRRKCRNTNYRDPEDVKLHVLQSGFVEDYQVWVHHGEGTVLNPPPWALPSGNYDQFDYGNDEDGFDAVQRMVIDAAGPEMFTDEEPPNQEAQRFYDMMRSAEEEIWPGNNRHSPLSAATNILDIKCRHQGSVALIDDICSLMQELLPEENKMPANFAKIKKLVKGLGLPVEVIECCFYNCMLFWGEDEALTCCKVCGHERWKPVTKSNSSRKRKANVPYKKMFYFPITPRLQRLYASKATAGHMTWHAEHEMEDGKMCHPSDSPAWKRFSELHTDFADEPRNVRLGLCTDGFQPFGSFGSPYSSWPVIVTPYNLPPGMCMKDEFMFLTILVPGPRNPKNTMDIFLQPLIAELNQLWESGIRTFDIHKRQNFQMKAALMWTINDFPAYSMLSGWSTSGRLACPYCMEDTNAFTLTKSGKQSWFDCHRKFLPPGHRFRRNVTDFRKGKQEKNHFRRVKTGDELLAEVDHLGFRRAYEPHAEVINADLSKKCGWNRKSIFWDLPYWRTNVIRHNLDVMHIEKNVFDNVFNTRSYVLLNCAEIEPYRE is encoded by the coding sequence ATGAATCAggaccgcagttggatgtataTTAGACATAGTAATGGATTGCTAGCGGAAGGATTTTTTGATAAGGTTGAGGAGTTTGTCGAGTTTGCTTTACGACATCCTGAATGTAAGAGTGGGGCAAAAATAAAATGCCCGTGCTCTAGGAGAAAATGCAGAAACACAAATTACCGAGATCCAGAAGATGTCAAGTTACATGTGTTGCAGTCTGGGTTTGTTGAAGATTACCAAGTGTGGGTTCATCACGGTGAGGGCACTGTCTTGAATCCTCCTCCTTGGGCACTACCATCGGGTAATTACGATCAGTTTGACTACGGAAATGACGAGGATGGTTTTGATGCAGTTCAGAGAATGGTGATCGATGCAGCTGGTCCTGAAATGTTTACTGATGAAGAGCCTCCTAATCAGGAAGCCCAGagattttatgatatgatgcgttcggcggaagaagaaatatggcccgGGAATAACAGACATTCCCCTTTGTCCGCAGCAACTAACATATTGGACATTAAATGTCGCCATCAGGGTTCAGTTGCTTTAATTGACGACATTTGTAGTTTAATGCAAGAATTGCTGCCAGAGGAGAACAAGATGCCAgcaaattttgctaaaattaaaaagctgGTGAAAGGTTTGGGGTTGCCGGTGGAGGTTATTGAATGCTGTTTTTACAACTGCATGCTTTTCTGGGGGGAAGATGAGGCTTTAACGTGTTGTAAAGTGTGTGGCCACGAACGGTGGAAACCAGTTACCAAAAGCAATTCTTCCAGAAAACGAAAGGCCAACGTGCCATATAAGAAGATGTTTTATTTTCCAATTACTCCGAGGCTGCAGAGGTTGTATGCGTCGAAAGCCACAGCTGGgcatatgacatggcacgccgaacatgaaatggaagacgGGAAAATGTGTCATCCGTCTGATTCTCCAGCCTGGAAACGGTTTAGTGAGTTGCATACGGATTTTGCTGACGAACCTCGAAATGTTAGACTTGGCTTATGCACTGATGGGTTTCAACCGTTTGGCAGTTTCGGGTCACCTTATTCTTCATGGCCGGTAATTGTGACGCCTTATAATCTGCCGccaggcatgtgcatgaaggatgagttcatgtttttaacgaTACTTGTCCCGGGTCCGCGTAATCCGAAAAACACTATGGACATTTTCCTCCAGCCGTTGATAGCAGAGTTAAACCAATTGTGGGAATCTGGGATCCGGACCTTTGATATTCACAAGCGTCAGAACTTTCAGATGAAAGCGGCccttatgtggacaattaatgatttCCCGGCCTATTCAATGCTATCTGGTTGGAGCACATCAGGTAGATTGGCATGTCCATATTGCATGGAAGATACGAATGCATTCACGCTTACTAAGAGTGGtaaacaatcgtggtttgaCTGCCACAGAAAGTTTCTACCTCCGGGGCACCGTTTTCGTCGAAATGTCACCGATTTTCGAAAAGGTAAACAAGAAAAAAACCATTTTCGTAGGGTGAAAACAGGAGATGAACTGTTGGCAGAGGTGGACCACCTAGGCTTTAGGAGGGCATATGAGCCCCATGCAGAAGTTATTAATGCCGACTTGTCGAAGAAGTGTGGTTGGAACAGAAAAAGTATATTTTGGGATTTGCCGTATTGGAGAACAAATGTGATTCGGCATAATTTGGATGTCATGCATATCGAGAAAAATGTTTTTGACAACGTTTTCAATACCCGGAGTTACGTCCTTTTGAATTGTGCGGAAATCGAACCTTACAGAGAGTAA